The following are encoded in a window of Arctopsyche grandis isolate Sample6627 chromosome 4, ASM5162203v2, whole genome shotgun sequence genomic DNA:
- the LOC143911130 gene encoding acyl-CoA Delta-9 desaturase-like: MIFPLFSSNLKVKEVKTKNSAKDENITENTFIGTSTKEYKWEIVWRNTIAFIYLHLGTIYGIYLAYTYAKWQTSLFAVTFGCLSGIGITAGAHRLWAHRAYKAKWQLRLFLTLLQTMAFQNHIYEWVRDHRVHHKFAETDADPHNAKRGFFFAHIGWLMLRKQKEVKEKGQTIDMSDLEADPIVMFQKKTYLLLMPLLSFVIPTWLPCYLWNEDPWVSWYVAAVLRFTLSLNMTWLVNSAAHLWGNKPYDRFIGPTDNWKVALGAFGEGWHNYHHVFPWDYKAGEFGNYKTNITTAFIDFFSYIGWAHDLKCVPSHVIKKRALRTGDGSHESSKHHSHENQIWGYGDKDMTTEDNDSVLILNGEK; this comes from the exons atgattttcccATTGTTTTCAAGTAATTTGAAAGTTAAAGAAGTCAAAACGAAAAATAGCGCAAAGGATGAAAATATAACGGAAAATACTTTTATAGGAACATCGACCAAAGAATACAA ATGGGAAATCGTGTGGAGGAATACGATAgcatttatatatttgcatttaGGAACGATTTATGGTATATATCTGGCATATACCTATGCGAAATGGCAAACCTCTCTTTTTG CGGTGACATTCGGCTGTCTCAGCGGAATTGGAATAACAGCTGGAGCTCATAGACTTTGGGCACACAGAGCATATAAAGCCAAATGGCAATTGCGATTATTTTTAACACTATTACAAACAATGGCATTTCAAAATCATATATACGAATGGGTTCGCGATCACAG AGTACATCACAAATTTGCTGAAACGGATGCAGACCCTCACAATGCAAAGAGAGGCTTTTTCTTTGCACACATAGGCTGGCTTATGTTACGCAAACAAAAGGAAGTGAAAGAAAAAGGACAAACTATCGACATGAGCGACTTAGAAGCAGATCCCATTGTTATGTTTCAAAAGAA GACGTATCTTCTATTGATGCCCTTATTATCTTTTGTGATTCCGACATGGCTACCGTGCTACTTGTGGAACGAGGACCCTTGGGTATCTTGGTACGTGGCAGCCGTCTTAAGGTTCACATTATCTCTTAACATGACGTGGTTAGTAAATAGTGCGGCACATTTATGGGGCAACAAACCTTATGACAG ATTCATCGGACCCACTGACAATTGGAAGGTGGCTCTCGGTGCTTTCGGCGAAGGATGGCATAACTATCATCATGTTTTTCCATGGGATTACAAAGCTGGAGAGTTTGGCAATTACAAAACAAACATTACGACTGCTTTCATAGACTTCTTTTCTTACATag GTTGGGCTCACGATTTGAAATGTGTTCCTTCACATGTTATCAAAAAGAGAGCGTTAAGAACTGGAGACGGATCACATGAGAGCAGCAAGCATCATTCGCATGAAAACCAAATATGGGGCTACGGTGATAAAGACATGACTACCGAAGACAACGATagtgttttaattttgaatggAGAAAAGTAA